TCACAAACCTCACTCTGTAATTCTACAGGAGGTATGAATTGGTCTGTTGTAGCTCATATGAGATCTCCCCTGTCTGTGCTTTTCTTGTATAATACAACCCATTCTCAGTTGTAAACAGGCTTTTGAACTATTACATGCTTTTGATGAAATTACTGGTACAGGAAATGAACAGAATTGGTAATCTGCACTGGGGGATATAGACAGTATCGAAATATCGTCATACTGATAAGTGCTTGTTATGTTGTTAATATAAACATCTACAGTTGGTATTATTTAGTATGTTATGTACATAAAGTTAAGAAGTTGTTTGTACTCATAATGTGTCATCATTCTGTGTTATAGATTTGTTTTATTCCTGTCATGTACTATATTAATTGTCCCCAGTCATTTGTTAATCAGTCGTGGTTGTAATTAGGAGATGACCTGTTGATTTTCTCTTGAGGAAATTCTCGCTATTTTCAGAAAACCAGATGTGAACAATGCAGTTGAGCTgtgtttttattcttttttttttttttttttttttttttttaaattttcatgggaaGTATATGTACCTCGTAATTTACTTCAAATACAAGCATATTGAAAGATTAATTATgaatgtacacatacatgtaattttgattTAGGAGAAAAAAATCTGTCATATAGAAAGATATCAATTCACTCCATTAATTTGTTGATAGCAGTTAGGAGatattttgcaatgttttaaatgatattgttaaatttttgttttaattgcaTACAATACAATTAATTATCATGACACTGTGTTTCTCTTCTAATTGTGAAGTATGTCTTGGGAATTTTTGTGAtctctattcaatattttatcttGAAACTATTCTTTTTACTGACCTAATAAATCCAATAAAACAAAGCTCTACTCAGTCAATACTAAAATGTAAACGTGCACATTCTGATTGAATACAAcgaactggtttttttttttttttccttcaaagtTTACATTATGATGTCAAGAGACGCAACCCTCATAGGCACTCTTTTCTACTTTGTTATAATAACATAATGATCAATCTGAGTAGATATTGTTTTGCTGGATAAACAAATAACATGGTTCCTGTCTTGAAAGATAATTAGTGATATTTGtacgtgggggggggggtctctaATGTGCCGAAAAGGACCCAGGAAGTCTCACTCAGTCACATTTTCTTACCCTAACTCAAATTTCAGTTATATTTCAAGACAGTAACTTGTATTATAACTAAAATTGTTCTTCTTGAAAAATTTGAGAAATAATATGGGATAAGATAAAGGGAATTTAAGTTTATGCAGATTGGCAATTAAGCAATATGCTGTTATTGACTGGTGTTTGGGCAACCATTATTTTGCTTTGCGTGAGCAGTTATTGATATTCAAAATCGTTGTCCGCAGACTGATGACAGCAACTATAGTTCAGTTTGAGGGTATACAACTATAATTTGACGTGCGATATCGTTTAAATGCTTTGTACATTATTTAGACTATTACGATGCAGCTTCATATACCATTGAAAAATGGTTTTAGATTGTTTTTAAGATATCTCAATTTCTTCCTGTGAAATGCCTGAAATATGTATGTAATTATAAAATACATGGCATGCAGATCAAGTTGATACAAGTTAATTCAGATTACAACCTGTTTTTCTGTGAAGGTAGGGCACTAAAATCTAAAGgatgtgaaatatataatagtgcatgaaaatatttgtagctctctgggaaaatatttgTAGGAGAAAATGTTTGTAGCTGTCTGGGAAAATATTTGTAGGAGAAAATgtttgtagctctctgggaaaatattttgaaagaagcTCTGTGgtttgtcccaatattttcctaGAGAGCTACTGAGATCTGCATCTACATTCCTTCATGTGATCATTAATTCAACTCGTGGCACTTATGGTTAGGTTGGGGCTCAGGTGAGTACTGTTTTAACTCCTGGAATACTGCTtgtatttacaatttaaaaacattctaTTACAagtaattatttattattatgaaCTAGCAATTTGTACTTGCTTTGTGATTATAAATTGCAACTTCTTACAAATTACTAAAAATAGATTATACCCGGTATTCTGAAGTAATCATTtgtgataaaatttattaattgtatGGATTTATGAAGTAGTAAGAAGATGAAAGAAGCCATTTCATAGTGGTAGGAGGTGGAAAAACATACTTTTGAACGATTCGACAGGCCCCATGGTTattaaaaagtaaatacatgCACTCAGACGGTCCTAAATGGGATTCTGTTCTGGCctaattacttttaaaaaagaataaggttttttttttttttgtattttgtaatgTCATATTAATGGTTTCATATACttttgtagaatttttttttgttttgccaATATTCGATTCCACCGTTTCCAAATTTATCCGATTTTATAATATTTGAACCGGCTTCTTAAACGCTTGCAATATGGCTGCGCCCAGGAGACAACACGATTTAAAGGTTTTTAAACAGTAAAGGTATGTTTACTTTTGATTTCATCGTCGGAACGCACGGCATTTCTCTTTGTTACACTGCAGTGTATTGGAGAGTAAACTCGTGGTACGATACATCGATTTATAAGTAAGATCAGAGCGATCCGGTTGCCGTAACCATAGTTGACAGTCATTGAAACAATGTCAATGACAGGAGATTACATTTGCCATGATTTGATTGTGTGATCTGTACGTGGGACACAATATCCTTACACTTCAGTACCAGTCTACCAGGTTGTTTTGATGTCGGACACTTTAAGCGTCCAGTGGTTAGATCACAGGCacttgtatacatatatatttatattacaaatcgcattttcctctatgaaccaaccaatttcagcgtgcgacacaatccgttcacattgactatgaacggattatgaactagcttaaagcatgcgattgagagagcgtaatgatttgaaagaaaTAGAACAACTGTTACAAAGAtttcgcaagtcacacctttggattaagattgtgaacttacatGGATTATCATCTCAATCTTGctgtctcctacctccaaaatacaatacaccttgcaatgttgataaaaggcagggtgagacgaaatgtgatgtcatgtctatgtgttgacgtacgtcacaataactactgtgacagaggctaggagttcatttttatgcaacaaaatagaaacaatgtaaacaaacggtgttttagtaaatgaatataaatataagaaatgaacatcacttttgagctgttcatggtcaatatgaatggatttggatttgaggcaaattctcatagcgcgattcacagaatttgcctcaaatccaaatccgttcatactgaccatgaacagctcaaaagtgatgttcatttcttaaatggaTCATCCCCTCCTTACTAATACCACGTGGTATTAGTGAGGAGGGGGtgacccatgtatgaaacaagtgcctgtcaCAATATATGCATTCTTTTATATATCAGggttcaaaattaacatatgcccgtcagtctgtgactggttaaaagtctggcggactgactgatatttgttttagtcagtccgatgggactggtaaattttctaaagcattttggaaaatatacttttgaaatcttatacacacatttggcatagatctacatgtacttcgatctgtagatatcagacgaatctgattcgtaaattatAAATCCGACATATTAAGTGTTACattattgtctgaggcatattgagttaaatttcattttgataacattaacggaatatgtttaattatttctggaaaactttGTCAGACTGGtattttttctgcggactggttaatATTATACCCCATAAGTCCGGTTGGACTGGCGGCATGAAAAGCaagcttcaagccctgtatatatttatattacaaatcgcattttcctctatggaccaaccaatttcagcgcgcgacacaatccgttcatttTGACTATAAAcagattatgaactagcttaaacaCGTGACTTAGAGAGCATAATGATTtgagaaaaaatacaacatgtgttacaaaaATCTTGCAAGTCACACGTAcctcggattaagattgtgaacttccttggattatcatcccaatattgctcgattcacagaatttgtctcaaatccaaatccgttcatactgaccatgaacagctcaaaagtgatgttcatttcttaaatgaaccttctctttatataaaataataattggTTAGATTGGTTTGATTGCTGGCTATGAAATAGCTCAGTTAATGCTGAAACATTTGTTCTGACTGAATAGGAGAGCCTTGTATGCATCCATTAATATCTTCCAGCCCATTATAGATAGATTTTGTATTGCACATTTTTCCTATTTTGTTGCAGATCTCTTCTACTGACATATATTATCTAGAATGACCTCATTAAAGTTGAGCCTTCGGATGTGTCAGAGAGCCATTGTATCATTGCGTAGATCCTACTGCACAGTGTCGCCAAGGAATGTTCTCAAACTGCGGGAGCGAGGAGTGATTCAGTCTGTTTTCCCAGccacacagtatgtaacaataaTACAGGTCACAGGTTTTGCAACTTGcctttaacaattttgtttacattagtaaGGGATTAGATTTGATTATTgtgtaattttatttcagtgttCATGAGTTGGAAAAGCAGCTGGGGCAGCCCCTGACTGTGTACTGTGGTTTTGATCCGACAGCAGATAGTTTACATCTGGGGAACTTGCTGGCTGTTATAGCCTTGTTACATTGTCAGAGAGCTGGCCACAGTCCTATCTGTGTAGTAGGTGTTGTTACATTGTTAGATAGCAGGACACAGTCCTATCTATTTAGTAGGTGTTTTGTTACATTGTCAGAGAGCTGGCCACAGTCCTATCTGTGTAGTAGGTGTTTTGTTACATTGTTAGATAGCAGGACACAGTCCTATCTGTGTAGTAGGTGTTTTGTTACATTGTTAGATAGCAGGACACAGTCCTATCTGTGTAGTAGGTGTTTTGTTACATTGTTAGATAGCAGGACACAGTCCTATCTGTGTAGTAGGTGTTTTGTTACATTGACACAGTCCTATCTGTTTAGTAGGTGTTTTGTTACATTGTTAGATAGCAGGACACAGTCCTATCTGTTTAGTAGGTGTTTTGTTACATTGACACAGTCCTATCTGTTTAGTAGGTGTTTTGTTACATTGTTAGATAGCAGGACACAGTCCTATCTATTTAGTAGGTGTTTTGTTACATTGTCAGAGAGCTGGACACAGTCCTATCTGTTTAGTAGGTGTTTTGTTACATTGTTAGATAGCAGGATGCAGTAGAATTCTTTAAGAATGTTACAACAGATGCcttatttacatgtaggtaGGAGGGGCCACTGCCAAAATTGGGGATCCCTCAGGGAGAACGAAGGACAGAGACCCTCTAGGGGCAGAAGTGGTCGAGAAAAACATAACCTCCATCAGCGAGAGCCTGGAGAGGATCTTCGCCAACCATCAACAGTATTTCTGGAAAAATCAGAGCCGAGATCTTCCAAGAGTCAAGTAAGACCATGTAAACTCTCACAAAGATTGGACTTTTCTATGGTGTGATTTACTGCTGATgatatacaatgatatataaAGATCGTGTATTACACATGTGCATGGGACTCAGATTTTTACCcgttacatgtaaattatttttTGCTGCTTATTTGCAGGATTTTAAACAACAATGATTGGTACTGCAAGCAAAGTGTGGTCGATTTCTTGTCAACGTTGGGCAGGAAGTTCAGAATTGGCAGTATGATGCACAGAGAAaggttattgagagaaattgtagagtattttgttgattttgaaGTAAGGGATACTTGTTATGATAGAAAACACCAATTGCATATTTTTTCTGCAGTGTAAGGACCAAGCTGGAGTCAGACGAAGGTTTGAGTCTGACAGAGTTTACGTACCAGGTGTTCCAGGCCTGTGATTGGCTACATCtatatgaaaattacaattgCACTGTTCAGGTAAGCTCTCACCTGTATTCATAAGTAACTAAGGTcacatataaaatattctgTGTTTGGAATTACCACCTGGAAATTTTCATATCTATGCAAGAGAGAGtttcaaaatacaaaatgtatctggaatttcataatttaatgatGATATACTAAGAGTGTCGGAttaagttttttaaagaaaatatattgtcCCATATCACATATTATGAACATAATATAGCAGTGGGTCCTTGGATGACTGTGTCCGATTTTAGTTTATATCTAATATTGTCTGGAGATGGAAATGAtgaactattttgaaaaaaatctgaatatttGTTTATGGGAGGGTTACATTAGCTTATGAAACAAAAATCTCATTCCAATTTAGTAGCCGTATGTAGATAAAGTTGTTGGTTATTTTTTGTGGGTTatttaggtacatgtagtagtaTGTAGATGAAATTGTTGGTTATTTaggtagtacatgtagtatgtagaTAAAGTTGTTGGTTATTTAGGTAGTAGTATGTAGATGAAATTGTTGGTTATTTAGGTAGTAGTATGTAGATAAAGTTGTTGGTTATTTAGGTAGTAGTATGTAGATGAAATTGTTGGTTATTTAGGTAGTAGTATGTAGATAAAGTTGTTGGTTATTTTTTGTGGGTTatttaggtacatgtagtagtaTGTAGATGAAATTGTTGGTTATTTAGGtagtacagtggaaccccgttattacgttccccctttattacgttagtccgcatattacgttggaatttcaaagcacaaaaccatttcttaacaaacctatataaattagacctcgttattacgttgtcctaaaatgccgggactcagtattacgttgtaaaaattccgacaaaaacataataaacccctaattattcaatagtgattctcaaaataataagccattcacaccttgactgcctgaggcagtcaccacgtaaatttcctggtctgtttggggattagagacgcttgactgatcacgcttcgatagatctagcgacatcaatacaggtgaataccccgtatagaagccagtgataaacaattaaataatgtttatttagaaattgtactcaatGAAATTTactacatttttcatattttgataatcaaagaaataatttctcaaccacctgcgtgttcagcatagtgtgattaccttcgctattaaaactctattcacggaaagctttggtaccaaacaagaaagacaagatttatcgtagcaatgttgcaaccgcttgggtaactgcttggacataggtgactaaaggtgttcaattaaaaaaattgttcgttgtttggacatgcagcttgggtgttcgtaaatctcgtccatacatacaccaatgtatcggccgattcgtgcacggcatttacctcagtgaatattttaaaatcccttgatgcacACGTGATtatagtgccatcatttagcgttataaatgaaatcttcgtgcatcattatattttttttatgtggattgcgcttaaattgttctccgtgtttatcgttggtgagaagtgtgtacgtgttgggtatcgtgtgcgttttgtgtctatagttttgttgttttttgggtgggatttttttattgtgttgtgtattgtgtaattagagaacttaataaaaacgatgttttggtttttttttttaatacgaatgttgaatacgaatcGGAAcaagttattgagagaaatttacatgaacgcattgttttaaagttgaacaaaatggcggtccaattgaatgcagaaaaagcaacgtttatcaaaacatccttatgtatcctacaccgaaataaagaaaagggataagaacatgaagaattacggacattaaagataagatgtaaataaaacaaagtatcatagtcttttaaacaaagaaacagtaaagatatattcacacaccccttcacggagtaccaacggacgatatacaatttccaaatgatatttttaacggatttaactgggaacgtttattacgttgtccccggtattacgttattttatcgtgacaaaatggaaaacgtaataacggggttccactgtagtaTGTAGATAAAGTTGTTGGTTATTTAGGTAGTAGTATGTAGATAAAGTTGTTGGTTATTTAGGTAGTAGTATGTAGATAAAGTTGTTGGTTATTTAGGTAGGAGTATGTAGATAAAGTTGTTGGTTATTTAGGTAGTAGTATGTAGATAAAGTTGTTGGTTATTTAGGTAGGAGGAAGCGACCAGCTGGGAAACATCATCTCTGGTTATGAATTCATCACCAAAATTCACAAAAGACTCTTCTTTGGTGAGTATTGATTACAACGGTTTTTAACTTTCTGTATCAGGAATAAGTATAAACTGCCTGTATCACTCACTCGATCCTCTCTCGCCGTCTGCTGCTTGAGGCGACGGCAAGGAATCTCCACTTGGCTCTGTCTGCTCTGGGGGCCATGTCAAAGAGTATTGAATGATGGGAATATTTGTACATTAGGATTGATgggaatatttgtatttatctgGATTAATgggaatatttgtatttatctgGATTAATgggaatatttgtatttatctgGATTAATgggaatatttgtatttatctgGATTGATgggaatatttgtatatatcagGATTAATgggaatatttgtatttatttggATTAATgggaatatttgtatttatctgGATTAATgggaatatttgtatttatttggATTAGTgggaatatttgtatttatctgGATTAATgggaatatttgtatatatcagGATTAGTgggaatatttgtatttatttggATTAATgggaatatttgtatttatctgGATTAATgggaatatttgtatttatctgGATTAATgggaatatttgtatttatctgGATTAATgggaatatttgtatatatcagGATTAATgggaatatttgtatttatttggATTAATgggaatatttgtatttatcaGGATTAATgggaatatttgtatatatcagGATTAATgggaatatttgtatttatttggATTAATgggaatatttgtatttatctgGATTAATgggaatatttgtatttatctgGATTAATgggaatatttgtatttatcaGGATTAATgggaatatttgtatatatcagGATTAATgggaatatttgtatttatctgGATTGATGagaatatttgtatttatctgGATTAATgggaatatttgtatttatctgGATTAATgggaatatttgtatatatcagGATTAATgggaatatttgtatttatctgGATTAATgggaatatttgtatttatctgGATTGATgagaatatttgtatatatcagGATTAATGGTGCCATTGTTAACCACTTCCAGTGGAGAGAAGTTGGGGAAAAGTGCGAACAACTCAATGTGGTTAAACCCCGACAAAACTACCCCATTTCAACTGTACCAGGTATTGGAAGCTTTATGTAGGTCAAAGAGTCAAGACTGTCTTGAAAACTAGGGGGAAATTGTATATAACGATGGTGCCAGACCACTTCTTTAAGGCAGTATATTTTCtctatttcagtattttatcaATTTGCCTGATAGTAACGTAGAGAATTACCTCAGGCTGTTCACATTTTTGACAAAGCAGGAGATCCGGGACTGTTTGTCAGACATGAGGGTAGGTGTAAATCAGTGGTGGGACCTGTGACAAATTCtgcgtctttttttttttttttttttttttttttatacgtATACTCATGTTGGAAGACACTTTTGTTCCTATAGGTTTGCACTATAACTTTAAAGGTAGTAAATTTAGAGGTAATGCTAATTTTCTTCCCAAGCTATAGAAATTGTTGGCTTTGAAAATCTTGTAATAATGTCCTctttcaatacaggaaaaaccCGAGCTGAGGAGGTCCCAGAAAACGTTGGCAGAGGAAATTGTTAAACTAGTACATGGAGGTAAATTCTGTCATCTTCATTATTATTGTGTATGTATACCAAGGTCAGGTTCTGTCAAAGAAAAACCACCAGATGGAACGTTTATGTTTtagttaaaggggcatggataCGATTGAgcagaaaatttcatttttccatttttattgtttacaatgtttaactGTTGGCCTGTAAAATTGTTTACGTTTGACAGAAGTAGGACTCGAGCAGGCTATAAGGTGGACTGATGTGTTTTACCACCACAGGACGGAGAGCCTGGCCATTCTCACGGATCTGGAAGTCAAGGTCCTCTTTGGGAATTTCCCCATCACCACACTCCCTCTCTCTCCTGGTCTGATGCTAGTCAATATCTGTCTCAGAATCAACGTCTTCAAATCCAGAGGTAAAGTGTTTCAGTTTGCTCTGTAGGGGACTAGGAACGATTAAGTACCTTATAGAAGATTGTTTGGTGAGTGTCAGATTTGGtgaatttaaaagttttgtcaattattttgatggttataaatttgatgatttgaATGATATCTTAACTGATAGgatttaatttgtaaaatgcAATTGATTGACTTCTATGACTTAATCAACattctttatattgtataaactAAGTTGCTATAAGTCATGACATCACAATACGTTTTCTTCCTTTGTTTCCATTGAATTGCTACTGTGTTTTACTCAGCATCATATATTTCTAGAATTATTCATCAAATTACATAATTTGCATTTTACTAATgtaaattataaggaataaaaGTTATTTCTACCCATTTTATGCAATTGAAAAGTAACTTGGGACAGTGTACTCTTTTTCTATAAACTGCTTCATGGTTTAAGATGTTTAAACTACCCCAGATTATCCtgtattatataaaataaattatttgaccttcattttggcaatTTGGATATCTAACACCAAAATTATTAGCACTCAGTCAGATAAAAAGCTGTACAGTACTACATGGACACCAAAATATTAGCATTCATAAGCTGTATAGTACACTCTGATTAAATCAGCTTCTTGATCCACTCCTTTATTTTTATACTGTCATCACACAAGGTGTAGCGACAAGGAgtggatcgaggagctgattttaatccgATGGCTGTATAGCGCTACATGAACACTTCTAGGATTACTATCTCTACATCTGCTGACTTTCTTTGTAGCTGAAGCTGAACAGAAGATCCACTCTGGGCAGGTAAAGGTGAACTTCAGACAAGAGAGGAACCCAGAGGTCGTGTTTAGAGAGATGGAGCATATTCTGCCAAATGACATCACCCTCATTACTCTTGGTAATCACTGAGCCTGTGTATTGATTGAGAGGAATACTGTAAAATTTGTGACTGTCTTTTGCTTGTAAATATTTGCCTCAATTCATGTAATACACATTTCTCAGTGTCAGTTTTCTTATATGCGAGTTCCGTCCTTTGTCATTCTGTCAAGAGTTTTCTCCCTTGATGAAATAATTCAGATGCTTGGATTAAGATTTCCATTATGGTATTTgatttttggattttgaatgCTTTAATCTTTTCTTTGAATTGCAGGAAAGAAATCTCATCATGTTGTCAAATGGGTATCATAGGTGTGTGTAGAGACAAGTCAATGAAGACCAGACTGTTTTGATCCATGTGTAGAGACAAGTCAATAAAAATGTGTAGAGAAGTCAATAAAGACCAGACTGTTTGATCCATGTGTAGAGACAAGGCAATAAATACCAGTGTGAGATGATCCAAaaaatttattattgtttgtcaATCTTCTCGgaagtgtaatttataataAACTTGCtgaatgtatttctttttactgtatttagctcacctgagctaaaagctcaagtgagcttttctgatcacccgtattccggcgtccgtccgt
This genomic window from Ostrea edulis chromosome 4, xbOstEdul1.1, whole genome shotgun sequence contains:
- the LOC125669626 gene encoding tyrosine--tRNA ligase, mitochondrial-like; this translates as MTSLKLSLRMCQRAIVSLRRSYCTVSPRNVLKLRERGVIQSVFPATHVHELEKQLGQPLTVYCGFDPTADSLHLGNLLAVIALLHCQRAGHSPICVVGGATAKIGDPSGRTKDRDPLGAEVVEKNITSISESLERIFANHQQYFWKNQSRDLPRVKILNNNDWYCKQSVVDFLSTLGRKFRIGSMMHRESVRTKLESDEGLSLTEFTYQVFQACDWLHLYENYNCTVQVGGSDQLGNIISGYEFITKIHKRLFFGLMVPLLTTSSGEKLGKSANNSMWLNPDKTTPFQLYQYFINLPDSNVENYLRLFTFLTKQEIRDCLSDMREKPELRRSQKTLAEEIVKLVHGEVGLEQAIRWTDVFYHHRTESLAILTDLEVKVLFGNFPITTLPLSPGLMLVNICLRINVFKSRAEAEQKIHSGQVKVNFRQERNPEVVFREMEHILPNDITLITLGKKSHHVVKWVS